The Tissierellales bacterium DNA segment AAATTCAATCTTAGCTTTAGATGAAGAAGATAAAATAATAGAGATAATACATTTAAACCCTTTTAACTTAAAAGAGTTTGAGGGAGATAAAGGTTCTGTATTAGACTTAAAAGTGAAAACAGAGAAAGAAGAAAGAATAAACATAGAAGTTCAGGTTAATAAAGAAGATGATTTTAGAAAGAGAAGTTTATATTATTGGTCTAAAATGTATGCGGATACAATATTAGAAGGAGAACCATATTCATCATTAAAAAAGAGTATAGTAATTAATATAATGGATTTTATAATAATAGACGAAACAAATAAATATCATACCGAATATAAAATATTAGAGAAAGATGAACATTTCCTATTAACAGAAGATTTATCAATTCACTATATAGAATTACCTAAGTTTGATGATAAAAAAGATATAGAATATATGGAAGCAGTAGAACTATGGCTAACATTTATGAAGAGAATAGGAGAGCCAGGAATGGAAGGGCTGTTAAATCAGCTTATAGAAAGGAGTGAAACATTAAAGATGGCTAAAGAAATGTTAGAAAAAATATCTGCTGATGAAAGACTAAGAGAAAAATATTATGCTAGAGAGAAAGCTAGACGGGACGCTATATCTAGATTAAAATATGCGGAGAGAAAAGGTATGGAAAAAGGAATAGAAGAAGGTATGGAAAGAGGAATAGAAAAGGGAGTGAAAAAGGGTATAGAAGAGAATAAAGAAAAAACAGCTATTAAGGCAATAGAAATAGGGCTTAGTATAGATGAAGTTATTAAACTAACGGGGCTTACTAAAGAAGAGATTGAAAAATTAAAGAAAGGGTTTGACAATTAAATATATATAATTATAGGGGGTGATAGCTAGTGCTAATTATCCCTTTTTAAATTAGATTATCATTTGAAAAATGTGCACTAAAAGAAACTGTAACTGTAGGCCATCATATATTTAAATTAAAATATGATAAGATTTCAACATTAAAAGCCACAGATACTTTTATAGGTCATGGGGCTAGTATCATTTTATAAACCTTGTTTTAAAGAATCTATGGAAGGGGTTTTAACTTTTTAAAATAAAGTGCTATACAGATAAAACTATTAAAATTGCAATAAAGATAGGGGAACATGAAGAAAATCATTTTAGTTCAGATTTTGAAATTATGGACGATTATAAATTTATTTAGATTAAATAATTTGGTTCTTTCTAAGTTAGATTAAGCCGTCTGACTTAAATAAAAAGTTCAATTTAACCTGACTAATATTAATAGATTTAGGACACTATAATGTGCCGTATAACAGTAATCCCCTACTTATATTTTTAAAAGCTAAATTTCTGGGTTTTAAATATAAAAAACGTGGAAACTCTAATAAGTTTATATCTTGATTATATGTTATATAGTATTATTTACTATAATTAAATCATTGACTTAGGACAAAGGTCCTTAATGAAAGCGTTTTTTTATTGTATAATAATGATGGGTGAAAAGATATGGAGATTAAAAATATTATTGAAACAAATTTTGTTTTAATGGATATGTTAAAAGATTGTCCCTATAGCATATTAAAACGTTGGGAAATGAAGTCCTACTCTAAAGGAGATATGATATGCCATCAAAATATGACTTATGATTATTTCTATGTAATTATAAAAGGAAAGGCTAATATTTATATAATGGCTGAGAATGGTAAAAAGTATTCCCAATCTATATATGAAAAAGGAGATTATTTTGGTGAATTAGAGATATTTGATAGAAAACCTTATATATGTTCTGTAGAGGCTATAACTAACTTAGAATTAATTAGACTCCATAGAAATGATTTTTTACAGTGGATTGAAAAAGATAGATATTTTTCCTTATATATGGCTAAAACTCTATGTGATGGGTTCTATGCTTTATCAAAGAAAGCAGGAGAAGATACCTTATATTCTCTTAAGTATAGAATATGTAATTATATAATTAGTAGCATGGAAAATGGGACAGAAAAGCCTAATGGGATAGAAATAACTTTTGATAAGGAACAATTAAGTAATCAATTTGTCGTAACTCAAAGAAGTATAAATAGGATTCTCCAACAATTAAAAGAAAAGAATTTAATAGAAGTTTATAATAATAATATTTTAATAAAAGATTTAGAGGGTTTACAAGAAGAAAAAAGCATTAGTAAAAATGAATAAATATTAAACTAAGGAGGGGTCTGTTTGAAAAAGAGATTATCATTATTATTGGTATTAGTTTTATTAGTTTCTAGCTTTTTAGTAGGGTGCGGGAATAAAGAAGAAGGTGAGCCTAAGGAAGAATCAAAGGAAAAGTCTT contains these protein-coding regions:
- a CDS encoding Rpn family recombination-promoting nuclease/putative transposase, which encodes MGTKELLSPLNDLVFKALFGREQKKSKIILIDFLNSILALDEEDKIIEIIHLNPFNLKEFEGDKGSVLDLKVKTEKEERINIEVQVNKEDDFRKRSLYYWSKMYADTILEGEPYSSLKKSIVINIMDFIIIDETNKYHTEYKILEKDEHFLLTEDLSIHYIELPKFDDKKDIEYMEAVELWLTFMKRIGEPGMEGLLNQLIERSETLKMAKEMLEKISADERLREKYYAREKARRDAISRLKYAERKGMEKGIEEGMERGIEKGVKKGIEENKEKTAIKAIEIGLSIDEVIKLTGLTKEEIEKLKKGFDN
- a CDS encoding Crp/Fnr family transcriptional regulator, whose product is MEIKNIIETNFVLMDMLKDCPYSILKRWEMKSYSKGDMICHQNMTYDYFYVIIKGKANIYIMAENGKKYSQSIYEKGDYFGELEIFDRKPYICSVEAITNLELIRLHRNDFLQWIEKDRYFSLYMAKTLCDGFYALSKKAGEDTLYSLKYRICNYIISSMENGTEKPNGIEITFDKEQLSNQFVVTQRSINRILQQLKEKNLIEVYNNNILIKDLEGLQEEKSISKNE